One window of the Pseudomonas sihuiensis genome contains the following:
- a CDS encoding alkyl/aryl-sulfatase, which produces MSPFSRFSGLLLAAALPLSAYAELPAERIEPSINAELAAHTKVFAQQVYRVADNVYSAVGWQLGNVVMIEAPQGLIIVDTGESVSESRKIMAEFRKLTDKPVRAVVYTHFHPDHINGVQAFVSREQVERGEVQIYAHETLLQNVVAQGALVGPILGVRSAYSFGSFLPASDQEGMNGGIGPLAKPEPSSFIAPTVTFGERLDTTIAGLDVQFLHVPSEAPDEITLYLPANRVLISAEVDQGPTLPNIHTLRGTKFRDPVQWVESLDKLRAYQAEYMVPLHGRPVSGQDKVEEVLRMTRDGIAYIHDQTVRWMNKGLTPDELVEKVKLPPHLAGYTPYLREYYGTVKHSVRQIYNGYLGWFQGDPVALDPTPPRQYAERLIALAGGREKLLLEAGNAYLKGDYQWAAELAGYAIRVDHEDTLAREIKARSFRKLGYASMNINWRNWYLMSAMELEGKLNGDVIRQRSVEMRKVFLSPDMVRSFTPQSFLQNWVTRVDPEKAGDVELTLGFSFPDVDEQWTLEVRRGVAQLHKGIPEGTALRLSMDKRFMETLLTGEGGLVKGALLGDVKVDGNLLEIRRFLNCFDFSDEAFGLTLR; this is translated from the coding sequence ATGAGCCCATTCTCTCGCTTCAGCGGCCTGCTGCTGGCTGCCGCCCTGCCATTGAGCGCCTATGCCGAGCTGCCGGCCGAGCGTATCGAACCCAGCATCAACGCCGAACTGGCTGCCCACACCAAGGTGTTCGCCCAGCAGGTCTATCGTGTCGCCGACAACGTCTATTCGGCAGTCGGCTGGCAACTGGGCAACGTGGTGATGATCGAGGCGCCGCAGGGGCTGATCATCGTCGACACCGGCGAGTCGGTCAGCGAGTCGCGCAAGATCATGGCCGAGTTTCGCAAGCTCACAGATAAGCCGGTCAGAGCAGTGGTCTACACCCACTTCCACCCGGATCACATCAACGGCGTGCAGGCGTTCGTCAGCCGCGAGCAGGTGGAGCGCGGCGAGGTACAGATCTACGCCCACGAGACCCTGCTGCAGAACGTGGTGGCGCAGGGCGCGCTGGTCGGGCCGATTCTCGGCGTACGTTCGGCATACAGCTTCGGTTCCTTCCTGCCGGCCAGCGATCAGGAGGGCATGAACGGTGGTATCGGTCCGTTGGCCAAGCCGGAGCCGTCGTCCTTCATCGCGCCGACCGTGACCTTCGGCGAGCGCCTGGATACCACTATCGCCGGCCTCGACGTGCAGTTTTTACATGTGCCGAGCGAGGCGCCGGACGAGATCACCCTGTATCTACCGGCCAACCGCGTGCTGATCAGCGCCGAGGTCGATCAGGGCCCGACGCTGCCGAACATCCACACGCTGCGCGGCACCAAGTTCCGTGACCCGGTGCAATGGGTCGAGAGCCTGGACAAGCTGCGTGCCTACCAGGCTGAGTACATGGTGCCGCTGCATGGTCGGCCGGTAAGCGGCCAGGACAAGGTCGAGGAAGTGCTGCGCATGACCCGCGATGGCATCGCCTATATCCACGACCAGACCGTGCGCTGGATGAACAAGGGCCTGACGCCCGACGAACTGGTAGAGAAGGTCAAACTGCCGCCGCACCTGGCCGGTTACACGCCCTACCTGCGTGAGTATTACGGCACGGTGAAACACAGCGTGCGGCAGATCTACAACGGCTATCTGGGCTGGTTCCAGGGTGACCCGGTGGCACTCGACCCGACCCCGCCGAGGCAGTACGCCGAACGCCTGATTGCCCTGGCTGGTGGCCGCGAGAAACTGCTGCTGGAAGCTGGCAATGCCTACCTCAAGGGCGACTACCAATGGGCCGCCGAGCTGGCCGGCTATGCCATTCGTGTCGACCACGAAGACACGCTGGCGCGCGAGATCAAGGCGCGCAGCTTTCGTAAGCTGGGCTACGCCAGCATGAACATCAACTGGCGCAACTGGTACCTGATGAGCGCCATGGAGTTGGAGGGCAAGCTTAACGGCGATGTCATCCGCCAGCGCTCGGTGGAGATGCGCAAGGTGTTCCTCTCGCCGGACATGGTGCGCAGCTTCACCCCGCAGAGTTTCCTGCAGAACTGGGTGACCCGTGTCGACCCGGAGAAGGCCGGTGATGTCGAGCTGACCCTGGGTTTCAGCTTTCCCGACGTCGATGAGCAATGGACGCTGGAGGTCCGGCGCGGTGTCGCGCAACTGCACAAGGGTATTCCCGAGGGCACTGCTCTGCGCCTGAGCATGGACAAGCGCTTCATGGAAACCCTGCTGACCGGTGAGGGTGGCCTGGTCAAGGGCGCGCTGCTCGGCGATGTGAAGGTCGACGGCAACCTGCTGGAGATTCGTCGCTTCCTCAATTGCTTCGACTTCAGCGACGAGGCATTCGGACTGACCCTGCGTTAG
- a CDS encoding DUF1145 domain-containing protein — translation MNLLSFAKGALAMFWLVALLNLFYPFATPLGGWVNWAALLLLLAHVGELLLFRARLQGLPAQWWQRLQVLLFGMLHLQHLR, via the coding sequence ATGAACCTGCTGTCTTTCGCCAAAGGCGCCCTGGCCATGTTCTGGCTGGTGGCGCTGCTCAATCTGTTCTACCCCTTCGCCACCCCGCTTGGCGGTTGGGTCAACTGGGCTGCGCTGCTGCTATTGCTGGCGCACGTCGGTGAGCTGTTGCTGTTTCGCGCGCGTCTGCAGGGGTTGCCCGCGCAATGGTGGCAACGCCTGCAGGTACTGCTGTTCGGCATGCTCCATCTACAACACTTGCGTTGA
- the mmsB gene encoding 3-hydroxyisobutyrate dehydrogenase: MTQTAFIGLGHMGLPMARNLLRAGYPLKVFDLVRSAVDTLAGEGAVAADSAADAIDQAKVVISMLPASRHVEGLYLGDDGLLARLPAGTLVIECSTIAPESARKVHAAARERGIALLDAPVSGGTGGAAAGTLTFMVGGEAQTLERARPMLAAMGKNIFHAGPEGAGQVAKVCNNQVLAVQMIATAEAMAMGVANGLEPAVLAEIMRQSSGGNWTLEKYNPWPGVMENAPASKGYSGGFMAELMAKDLGLAQETASHSGNSTPMGALALQLYRLLLKQGKGKQDFSVVQQLFVE, translated from the coding sequence ATGACCCAAACCGCCTTTATCGGCCTCGGCCACATGGGCCTGCCCATGGCCCGTAACCTGCTCCGGGCGGGCTATCCGCTGAAAGTCTTCGACCTGGTGCGCAGCGCCGTCGACACGCTGGCCGGCGAAGGTGCCGTGGCGGCCGATAGCGCCGCCGACGCCATCGATCAGGCAAAGGTGGTGATCAGCATGCTGCCGGCCAGCCGTCATGTGGAGGGCCTGTACCTGGGCGACGACGGCCTGCTTGCGCGGCTGCCCGCCGGCACACTGGTGATCGAGTGCTCGACCATCGCCCCGGAGTCCGCGCGCAAGGTGCACGCCGCCGCCCGCGAGCGCGGTATCGCTCTGCTCGATGCACCGGTATCCGGCGGTACCGGCGGCGCGGCAGCCGGCACCCTGACCTTCATGGTCGGTGGTGAGGCGCAGACACTGGAAAGAGCCCGGCCAATGCTCGCCGCCATGGGCAAGAACATCTTCCACGCCGGCCCGGAGGGCGCCGGCCAGGTGGCCAAGGTATGCAACAACCAGGTGCTCGCCGTGCAGATGATCGCTACTGCCGAAGCCATGGCCATGGGCGTGGCCAACGGCCTGGAGCCGGCCGTACTGGCGGAGATCATGCGGCAGAGCTCCGGCGGTAACTGGACGCTGGAGAAATACAACCCCTGGCCCGGAGTAATGGAAAACGCCCCTGCCTCGAAGGGCTACAGCGGCGGTTTCATGGCCGAGCTGATGGCCAAGGACCTCGGCCTGGCCCAGGAAACCGCCAGCCACAGCGGCAACAGCACACCGATGGGTGCCCTGGCACTACAGCTCTACCGCCTGCTGCTCAAACAGGGCAAGGGCAAGCAGGACTTCTCGGTGGTGCAGCAGTTATTCGTGGAATAG
- a CDS encoding enoyl-CoA hydratase/isomerase family protein, producing the protein MNLQFEERPSLHGYRIGIASLDAEKSLNALSLPMIEALDERLRAWAEDPTIACVMLRGNGPKAFCAGGDVVRLVNQCREQPGEIPALARRFFADEYRLDHRIHTYPKPFICWAHGYVLGGGMGLMQGAGIRIVTPSSRLGMPEINIGLYPDVGGSWFLARLPGRLGLFLGLTAASINARDALDLNLADRCLRDDQQDALLEGLVQLNWREQPAAQLHSLLRALENEARSELPAAQWLPRRERIDELLDVADLPAAVHAISALQADDDALLARAAKTLAHGCPLTAHLVWEQIRRARHLSLAEVFRMEYAMSLNCCRHPEFPEGVRARLIDKDQTPHWHWPDVATIPTAVVEAHFAPAWDGEHPLADL; encoded by the coding sequence ATGAACCTGCAATTCGAAGAACGCCCCAGCCTGCATGGCTACCGCATCGGCATCGCCAGCCTGGACGCCGAGAAGAGCCTCAACGCCCTCTCCCTGCCGATGATCGAAGCACTCGACGAACGCCTGAGGGCCTGGGCAGAAGATCCGACCATCGCCTGCGTGATGCTGCGCGGCAACGGCCCCAAGGCCTTCTGCGCCGGCGGCGATGTCGTGCGACTGGTCAATCAGTGTCGCGAACAGCCAGGCGAAATACCGGCCCTGGCACGACGTTTCTTCGCCGACGAATATCGCCTCGACCATCGCATCCACACCTACCCCAAACCCTTCATCTGCTGGGCCCACGGCTATGTGCTGGGCGGCGGCATGGGCCTGATGCAGGGCGCCGGTATCCGTATCGTCACCCCGAGCAGCCGCCTGGGCATGCCGGAAATCAACATCGGCCTGTACCCGGATGTCGGCGGCAGCTGGTTCCTCGCTCGCCTGCCGGGGCGCTTGGGCCTGTTCCTTGGCCTCACCGCCGCCAGCATCAATGCCCGCGATGCGCTGGACCTGAACCTGGCCGACCGCTGCCTGCGCGACGACCAGCAGGACGCCCTGCTCGAAGGCCTGGTGCAACTGAACTGGCGCGAACAACCCGCGGCGCAGCTGCACAGCCTGCTGCGCGCGCTGGAGAACGAAGCGCGCAGCGAGCTGCCGGCGGCCCAATGGTTGCCGCGCCGCGAGCGTATCGACGAGTTGCTCGACGTCGCCGACCTGCCCGCCGCCGTTCATGCCATCAGCGCCCTGCAGGCGGATGACGACGCCCTGCTCGCCCGCGCCGCCAAGACCCTGGCCCATGGCTGCCCGCTGACAGCGCACCTGGTCTGGGAGCAGATCCGCCGCGCCCGCCATCTGTCGCTGGCCGAGGTATTCCGCATGGAATACGCCATGAGCCTGAACTGCTGCCGCCACCCGGAATTCCCCGAAGGCGTGCGCGCCCGCCTGATCGACAAGGACCAGACGCCGCATTGGCACTGGCCGGACGTGGCCACAATCCCCACCGCCGTGGTCGAAGCGCACTTCGCACCGGCCTGGGACGGCGAACATCCGTTGGCGGACCTGTAG